The following nucleotide sequence is from Roseivirga sp. BDSF3-8.
CTTTTTCGCGGGAAGCGATCTACGATAGTGCCGGCCACCAGGCCCCAGAACATGGTGAGGAAGGTGATAATAGCATAGGCCAGATTAAACTTATTAGAAAGGTCCTGCTGAGCAAAATACCAGGGAATACTAAGTAATGATACTCCCTGCGCAAAGCCGGAGATGCCGTTGGCAGTAAAAAGTAGGGCTAGCGCTTTCTTATTCTTCAAGTAACCATCAATTTTAAGAGCGCTAATTTACGCAAACCACTCATATGACCAACCGCATGAGTAAAGCAGAAGAAAACCATAACAAAATAATCGCCCAGCTTTGCGACCGTATGGCATCATATTGTGCTTATCGTGAGCGATCGCCCCGGGAGGTTTTTGATAAAATTAAAAAGGAAGGTGTCTCACAGGAGGTAGCTGAAGAGGTCGTGGAAAAACTTCGTGATGAGGGCTTTCTGAATGAGGAACGGTTTGCCTCTGCCTTTGTGCACGATAAATTCAGATTACAGAAATGGGGCCGTATTAAGATTCGTCAGCACCTGCGGGCCCATAAGGTAGAGCCGACCGTATTGGAGACCTCACTGTATAATGCCACACCGGATGAAGCCTATGAAGAGCTCCTCAATGAGCTATTAATAAAAAAAGCCGCCACTCTGAAGGGCCAACCGGCATTACAAAAAAAGCAGAAGGTAACCCGCTTTTTGCTTCAACGGGGGTTTGAGAACGAGCTTATCCGTGAGGCTATGGATAATCACCTGCCATAGGTCAGTTTCTCACAGGTGGCTCCAGGTAGGTGGGCGCCACTTGTTCAGGAAAGCGGAGTATCACATGCTTACCTGTCATTTGTTCCAGTAATGGCACCAGTACCTGTTCGGCTCCGGTTTTTGTTTGTTCGAGTATTCCGCCTTTTATGGCAGATATTTTGACCTGCCGTTCTGCTTCACGGTAGGCTCTCTGCACCAAATTACCGGAGGGATTTTCCATCCATAGGGCTTTATCCAGCGAGTATACCTTTGAGTTCTGAAGGTTAACTTTAAAATAGCAAAGCTCAGGCTCAGGTAACTGTATGATCATGGTGTCGCCTTCCTGGTAAATATCCGAAGCTATAATGCGGGTAAGGTCTACACAGCCAGCCGCCTCTCCACTAGTAACTACGAGAATCTTACTATCCGGAACCGGGAATATGCCAAGATAGGAATCATTCCTTTTTTTGACCTCAACCACCTCCTGCATGGTAAATTTTACCAGTTCTAGTTTACCCATTGTCTCCATTCTCCTGAGTATGGTACCTGTCTCAACCGTAGTAGGGTCCTCACTACGGTTATTACCCAGGGTAACTTTCACATACTCCCACCCCAGATATAACAGGAAGAGAATTCCGGCAATGAGAAAAAGCTTTATAATGAGACGTATAAGTTTCATGCGCTATAGCTGAAGCTGTACAGTTATTTGGTGTCTATAACACTGGCGGTTCGTATTTGATAGTATTCATTTACAATTCTGTCAACTACTGCTGCCACTGGTTCTATACTGTTCACGTGAGCAATAGAAGGACCGGCACACCATACGGACTTATACGTAGCACTAAATGCGGCGTTTTGGAGCAGTTTCATCCCTTTATAAAAAGTCAGCATTTTTGCCCACTTCTTCAGTCTCTTATTGCTGTTAAGTATCCTTTCGAGGAGGTTTTGGCTGGTACCGATCTCCTGTACATAGGGTGTATTAATCACTGTGCATGGTGTACCACTTAACTTAGTGGTCATAACAATGTCACCGGCCCCATAGTCTACTACTGCCTGCTTATAATCATCACTCACCCGGCTTTCTACAGTAGCGATAAAAGGGCTTCCCATGCTTATGCCACATGCCCCAAGCTTAAGCATTCTGTCCAGCCCGGCTCCTGTGCCCACGCCTCCGGCGGAAATAACAGGGATGCTACATACTTCTCTCAAAGCAGGGATCAGTTCCTCCGGCGATAGCTTGCCTGCATGCCCACCGGCTTCGTTATTTACAGCGATGAGGGCATCAGCCCCCAGGTCTTCCACCCGGGTGGCATAGGCAGTGTCTGTCACATCACAAAACACTTTGACTCCCTCTCTTTTACTTTCTTCTATGACTTCAGCGGGGCTTCCCAGAGAGGTGATAAAATAGTCTACCCCCTCGTCTATACAGGCATGAAGCTGCTCCCGCATTTTATAGTTAGACTTATTTACGATGAGGTTAATGCCCACAGGGCCGTCACCGTTCTCCTTCATGTCTCGTAAGGCCTCTTTTAACTGAGAAATACTACGGTAATTCAGTGCAGGCATGGCCCCTGTAATGCCCGCACTACCAGCAGCCTTCACCATAGCGGCATTAGATACCAGAAACATCGGAGCCATGATAACGGGATATTTGATATCCAGCATCCTCGTCAGCTCGGTAGGTATAGCAAAGTCTTCAGGGGTTTTCATATCTGAAATGTAAGGGTAAAACTCCTGGTAATATACTACTTCCCAACTAAATGGCCATTTTGCTGGTTCCCGCTTGGCGATACGTATCTCACACCATATCTTTCAGGAGTGAAAGGAAGATTTCATGACATGGTTAATCTGGGGGGCAAGCTTACTGTCCGACGCGTGCTTAATGCCGCAAAGGTGCTGGGCAGCTACTACCGGTCAAGGCTATCCGGCAAGCCCATATTGAGTGGTATGCCTGTTGCCCTGTCTGTAGAACCGACGACGCATTGTAACTTGCGCTGCCCTGAGTGCCCCAGCGGTCTGCGAAAATTCAGCCGCCCTACCGGTATGCTGACTGTCGATCTTTTCCGGAAGGTAATAGACGAGCTATCTCCGGACCTGCTTTACCTGTTGCTCTATTTTCAAGGTGAGCCCTACCTTCATCCACAGTTTTCCGAACTTGTGAATTATGCCAGCCGCAAAGGCATATACACTGCTACCAGCACTAATGCCCACTATCTTACTGATGCCCGGTGCCGTAGTACAATCGAATCAGGGCTGGATCGCTTAATCATAAGCATAGACGGCGCCACCCAGGAGACCTACGAGTCTTACCGGATCGGAGGATCTCTGGAAAAAGTACTGGAGGGGACGAAAAGGCTGGTGGAATGGAAAAGGAAGCTCAAAAGCAACACCCCACATATAATCTTTCAGTTTTTGGTGGTTAAACCTAATGAGCACGAAACGGAAGAGGTGAAAAGGCTGGCATCAGAGGCGGGCGTTGATGAAATACGCTTTAAAACGGCCCAGATCTATGACTATGAAAATGGGTCACCCCTCATTCCCACCATCGATAAATACAGCCGGTATAAGCGGAAGAATGATGGTAGGTGGGAGTTAAAAAATAAAATGCTTAACCAATGCTGGAAAATGTGGCACAGTTCAGTGGTTACCTGGGATGGCCGCGTAGTTCCCTGTTGCTTTGATAAAGACGCTACTCACGTATTCGGCAGTGTGGAAGAGAACTCTACGTTTAAAGAGATATGGCAATCCGGATCTTATGATGCATTCCGAAAGGCCCTGCTCACCTCCAGAAGCGAAATTGATATCTGTAAAAACTGTACAGAGGGCACCAAAGTATGGGCCTGAAGCGCCTCAGGCCTCGGCTGTTGCCTTTTGAAGTTTCCGGTCCTTCTCCATCTTCTTTTCAAGGGACTTAAAGTCCACAGCCCCACATCCCTTGCAAGCGGTACCGCAAGGGCTGTCATTATCACCAGAGGGTACACTGGCAAAAAACGTACGCAATAAGTAGAAAAGTGCTACGCCGAAGAGAATAAATACGCCTATTTCCTGGATCATATACGTGATGAACGGTTAGCTTTTCATTCTGGTTTCATCTTCGGGCCACTGTTTCCTGATCACAGACAGAATGTCATTATGCAGGGCATTTGCGGCTACGATCTGACCTCCAAACAGATATTGATCTCCCCCTGTGAAATCGGAGAGCTCTCCACCTGCCTCCTTTACCAGCAGTATTCCGGCTGCTACATCCCATGGCTTCAGTCCATACTCAAAGAAACCTTCGAAGCGCCCACAAGCCGTATAGGCCAGGTCTATGGCAGCACTACCTATTCGCCGAACCCCGTGAGTACTTCGCATAAATTCGGTAAGTACATCCAGGTACTGGGGCATATGATCAAATTTTGCATAAGGAAACCCCGTGGCAATAAGGCCGGACTCAAGGCGGGCTGCCTGAGAAACCCTGATGGGCTTATCATTAAGCCAGGCACCTGACCCTTTCAGAGCAGAAAAACATTCGTCTCCTATTACTTCATAAACAACACCAAGGGTGAGTTCACCAGCATCATAGAGGGCAATGCTTACCGCAAAGGCCGGGATACCATGCACAAAGTTTGTCGTGCCATCCAGGGGGTCAATGATCCAGTTAGGTCCTTCAGGGTTTTGCTCACCAGTACCTTCTTCTGCAATAAATCCCGCTCCGGGAAGCACACCTTTCAGCCCTTCTACTATAATCTTTTCGGCCGTTTTGTCCACATAGCTTACCAGGTCATTAAAGCCTTTATGCTCTACGGCATCCCGGTCAAAGCTTTCACTTTCTTTCCTGATAAAAGAACCGGCTTCTTTGGCTACAGCCACTACTTTATGCAGTA
It contains:
- a CDS encoding regulatory protein RecX, which gives rise to MSKAEENHNKIIAQLCDRMASYCAYRERSPREVFDKIKKEGVSQEVAEEVVEKLRDEGFLNEERFASAFVHDKFRLQKWGRIKIRQHLRAHKVEPTVLETSLYNATPDEAYEELLNELLIKKAATLKGQPALQKKQKVTRFLLQRGFENELIREAMDNHLP
- a CDS encoding DUF4230 domain-containing protein, encoding MKLIRLIIKLFLIAGILFLLYLGWEYVKVTLGNNRSEDPTTVETGTILRRMETMGKLELVKFTMQEVVEVKKRNDSYLGIFPVPDSKILVVTSGEAAGCVDLTRIIASDIYQEGDTMIIQLPEPELCYFKVNLQNSKVYSLDKALWMENPSGNLVQRAYREAERQVKISAIKGGILEQTKTGAEQVLVPLLEQMTGKHVILRFPEQVAPTYLEPPVRN
- a CDS encoding NAD(P)H-dependent flavin oxidoreductase — translated: MKTPEDFAIPTELTRMLDIKYPVIMAPMFLVSNAAMVKAAGSAGITGAMPALNYRSISQLKEALRDMKENGDGPVGINLIVNKSNYKMREQLHACIDEGVDYFITSLGSPAEVIEESKREGVKVFCDVTDTAYATRVEDLGADALIAVNNEAGGHAGKLSPEELIPALREVCSIPVISAGGVGTGAGLDRMLKLGACGISMGSPFIATVESRVSDDYKQAVVDYGAGDIVMTTKLSGTPCTVINTPYVQEIGTSQNLLERILNSNKRLKKWAKMLTFYKGMKLLQNAAFSATYKSVWCAGPSIAHVNSIEPVAAVVDRIVNEYYQIRTASVIDTK
- a CDS encoding radical SAM/SPASM domain-containing protein — translated: MKGRFHDMVNLGGKLTVRRVLNAAKVLGSYYRSRLSGKPILSGMPVALSVEPTTHCNLRCPECPSGLRKFSRPTGMLTVDLFRKVIDELSPDLLYLLLYFQGEPYLHPQFSELVNYASRKGIYTATSTNAHYLTDARCRSTIESGLDRLIISIDGATQETYESYRIGGSLEKVLEGTKRLVEWKRKLKSNTPHIIFQFLVVKPNEHETEEVKRLASEAGVDEIRFKTAQIYDYENGSPLIPTIDKYSRYKRKNDGRWELKNKMLNQCWKMWHSSVVTWDGRVVPCCFDKDATHVFGSVEENSTFKEIWQSGSYDAFRKALLTSRSEIDICKNCTEGTKVWA
- a CDS encoding inositol monophosphatase family protein, translated to MTIPSIDILHKVVAVAKEAGSFIRKESESFDRDAVEHKGFNDLVSYVDKTAEKIIVEGLKGVLPGAGFIAEEGTGEQNPEGPNWIIDPLDGTTNFVHGIPAFAVSIALYDAGELTLGVVYEVIGDECFSALKGSGAWLNDKPIRVSQAARLESGLIATGFPYAKFDHMPQYLDVLTEFMRSTHGVRRIGSAAIDLAYTACGRFEGFFEYGLKPWDVAAGILLVKEAGGELSDFTGGDQYLFGGQIVAANALHNDILSVIRKQWPEDETRMKS